A region of the Dyadobacter sp. CECT 9275 genome:
GGTGAAACAGTAACTGTTCCTCCCTACCAGCCGGCAGAAAATCCTGGTGTGATTACCGGCGCCCCTGATTTTGATCATTCAGGAATTGCCATTGCCGTGGAAGCGTATCCCATTCCTACCCAGGACTATCTGACCGTGACGGTTTATAACAAGATAAAATCGAAGGTGAATATTCAGATCATTGACATTAATGGCAGGGTAATTAACGAGCTGCAGACCTCTTCTCCTGAAATTACAGTTCAGCAACAGTTTGATTTACGCAAGTATGTCCCTGGCCTGTACATTGTTAGAGCATCCAACGGAAACCAGTCGGCCACAAAAAAAATAGTCCGGTAGTATCTGGGGATTTCCCGAGCCAGATATTTTTAAACAAACCTTATGGATTTGGAAGAAGTGACCACTTCCAGAAAAGAAATGTGTCCGGATATCAGAAGACCAGCCAGGTACTACACACAACTAGTTTCCGCCACCCAGCACATCACTATTCACCGAGCTAATCCTGTCCTGAAACAAGGCATTCTTCATCAGCATTTCTTTAATCATGCCCAAATGAGAAAAAGTGATCATGTGCCCAGCTTTATCAAGAAAAATATATTGAGCGCGTTTGCTTCCAATATGCTTTTTGGCAAACTCGATATTCGATGGATCAGCAATCCAGTCGTTCCCACCCTGGATTACCGTGGTCCTTACTTTCAGATTATGCCATATCGGCAGTAGCTTTTTGAGTTCTTCGGAATGACTGTATTTTTCTGCTGTAGCTGCATTAAACTCCTCTGGAAGAAACCATTGGACTATTGACATCCTCCCCCATCTTGAAAACCAGTAGAACTTTTCGGTATCAGGGTCTATCACAGGAGATACCATGATCAGCTCTTTCACTTTATCAGGGACGAGCGAAACCAGACGGGCCGCAATAGGAGCGCCGTAAGATCTGCCCAGAACGGTGACCTTCTCCGAAGAATGGTTCAGAGATAAAACAGGAAGCAGCGAATGGGCATGGGTATCTATTGACGTAACGTAACGCCTTTTTTTCAGCCTTGATTTTCCATACCCAATCCGGTCAACAGAAACAATATGAAAACGATGACTGAGTTCCGGATCATCCATCATATTCATGTATCCCCATCTGGAACCCGGTGCACCATGGATAAGTAACAGCATCGGGAGAGTATCCGCGCCAACACTTGCCACGCAAAGAGTCAATGTATCATTTTTGATCATTCTCATTTCCGGCTTTCTGTCACGGTGCGCATAGTGCCTCCTCACCTCCTTTTCGGTAACAATGTACCTTCCAAAACAGGACGAAAGCATTAGCGGCAATACGACGGTTATCAAAACGATCTTAATCCTGCTCATGTCAACAACATCTATTTTGTGATCAGTTAATTCTCAGCCAATAACCTTATAACCTCAATTTACAATATATTATTATGGTTTTGACCGCAAGGAAAAGTATTTTTGACAATAATTACAAAAAGTTAACATTTCCGTACGTTAATTTGTTAGCTTATTAAGTGCCTGTAAATACCTACGAAAAATTATCGATATTCGATGACAGCCAACCACCAGGAAGTTTTTCTGCAGAACCTTGCTTTACAAAACGAAACTTACAAATACCGGTTACCGTCCCGACATGACGCCGGGAAGTTTATCCAGAGCCTGATAAATTTCTTATTTCCTATAAGCCAGGACTGCACGCAAAGTGATACGCGAACGGACATTAAAGCTGCGTATGAAGGCATCCGTATGAAACTGGATTGCCTCATTACTCCCCTGGCACCTCAATTAGAAAGAAGTAAGGAAGAAATACTCGACGATATTTTTAATGAAATTCCCGGTATCTATTACAAATTACTGGGAGATGCCAAATCCATTACGGACAATGATCCTGCCTCGGTAAGTATTGAGGAGGTGATATCAGTATATCCTGGATTCATGGCAATTGCCACTTATCGGTTTGCACATTGTTTCGCAAAAAAAGGTATCCCTTTGATACCCAGAATGCTAACAGAATTTGCACACAGCCAGACGGGTATCGACATTCACCCCAATGCGGTTATAGGTGATGCTTTTTTTATCGACCATGGCACCGGAATCGTGATCGGCGAAACCACCAACATAGGCAATAATGTAAAGGTATATCAGGGTGTAACCCTGGGTGCAACGCATGTTTCAAAATCGATGGCCCTGAAAAAAAGGCATCCCACGATAGAGGACAATGTGGTTATATATGCCAACTCAACAATCCTAGGTGGAGAAACGGTCATTGGCCACGACTCTATTATCGGTGGTAATGCCTGGATTGTCAGAAGTGTACCTCCCTATTCCATGGTTTATCACCAAAGCAAAGTGGAGGTACGGCCACATACTGTAGTGTAGTTTTCTTACATAATACTTCTGATAAAGCGCCTCACGCCCTCCATGTAAACAGGTTCGGCCTGAGCAAAAGCATGCAATGGCTGTGTGGTCATGGTAATGGAGATAAACCCATAGGTAAGGCACCACCACTCATAATAAGTTTTGGTAACCGCTTCGCCAGATTTAGGACGAAGCATGGCAATCATTTCCCAAACTGGATTTCCCTTGATACTCATTACCTGTGAGTAAACCTTTTTTGAATCACAAAAAGCACCCTCCAGGTTAAACATAACCTGGAATACTTCGGGATTGGTAACCGAAAAGTTCCAAATACACTGAGCAACCTCAACAAGCTGCTTCTGTGGATTACTGAAATGCGTTTTTATCTTTAAAAATTCCGCCTGCAGAAAATCAAATCCTTCCATGCGGATCGCTTCCAGTAATTTATCTTTGCTCTCGAAATATTCATACAGAATCGGGGGGCTGTATTCGATCACCTCCGCAATTTTCCTAATAGAAACAGCTGTCCAACCATCCTCACGCGCAATCTCCTTAGCTGTTTTCACGATATCAGAGCGTACCTGAATTCTCAGCCGCTCTCTTCGCTCTACTATTCCCATACTTAGTTTTTTCTTTATTGGGTGAGATACAGTTATATACTTCAAATATAATCAGATACTTCCGACATCTCAAGGCCAAATACGGCTCTGAGTAAAAAATTTAGCGCTTTCTTGCCTCATAAGCCCCTAAGGCCAAAAAATATCCTTTTTTTTAACAGCGGCAAGGCGGATGGTTTTTATATATTTTTTTAATCATCGCTACCGAATTCCTTTTACATTAACTTCGTACATATCACGACCCACACTCATTTGTATTTGTAGAAGTATTTTAATCATTTTTCTTTGCAAGCACCCCTCGCTCCCATTTTTCCACCAAGCGATAATTCGCATCCTGCGCACGTAATTTTGGGCGGCCGTCGTCAGATATCCGCAGATTATTCTGGTAAAGATCCAGCCGAACGGACTTCTGGTTATCGTTCATATAATTCCGCAATACCTGTTTCATCTGATTCCTCAGGTTCTCGTCCAGTATAGGGAAACAGATGTCAATCCGGCGATGCAGGTTGCGGAAAGTCCAGTCACAGGAAGACAGATAAATTTCGTCATTTCCCCGATTACAGAAGTGGAAAATTCTCGTATTCTCAATGTATCTGTCGATGTGGCGACTTACAATAATGTTGTCACTGATCGACGGCAGACCTGAAATAATACTACTACTTTCGCTGACGATCACATGAACGGGAACACCCGCCTGCCCGGCCTGATATAATTTATCGATCAGGATGCGGTCCTGAAGCTGGTTTATTTTGATAGTAATAAATGATTTGAGCCCGGCGTTACAATTCACGATCTCCCGGTCTATCAGATCCAGCAACCTTTTCTGTAAATTGAATTGCGTAACACTCAAGGTATTGAATGGCAGATACTTGTATTTTTTTGGTTCATCCTGGGTAAACAGGTATCCGAATAAAAGTTCAATCTCATTGGTCAGGTCCCGGTTAGAGGTCAACAGCGCATGGTCCACAATCTCACGGGTTGTAAGGCGGTGAAATCCGCCAGTCCCCATAAAAGCATATCTTTCCCACCCCTTCTGCCCTCGCCTTTTTACCAAAGCCATTTTTGCATGTACCTTTAATCCCGGCGTGTTTAGAATAATCTTTACACCGGCATCCCTCATCTTGCGTGACCAATGCAAATTTTCCTGAATGTCCAGCTTAGTGTTGAGTTCTACGTAAGTTAATACGCGTTTCCCGTTTCTTGCCGCACTGATGAGGGAATTGAGAATGAAAGAGCCCGGACTTATTTTATACAGGGAAACATGAATTTCCCGGACCAAGGGGTCCACTGCCGCTTCATTAAAAAAACGTATGATCGGCTCATAACTATGATATGGCAGATGTAACAGTTGGTCGTTTTGCTGAATAACATCAAAAATCGAGACCCTGTCTTCAAAACCGGAGGTTGGCACAGGCCGTTGCACAGGATACTCCATTTTCCTGAAAAGGGATGGAAATTTGATGAGATCCTGCATTAAAATATAGTTCCCCTGTTCATGGAATTCATTCAGGAAAATCCCGGCTTTTGATACCAGGTATTCCCGCATCTGAAGGGGCATACCACTTTCAAAAAAATACTGAAACGGCTGTATAAAATTGCGTTTATCAAGCTGTTTCACAATCCGTTGCGCCATTGATGCCGGGTATTCATCTTCAAAATTCAGCTCTGTTTCTTTCTCGGCAATCAGCGCGTAACAGTCAAGTATTTCGTAACCGGGAAATAAAAGGTTCAGATTTTCTCGGAGCAGATCTTCCAGAAAAATCAACTGTCTTCTACCATCCAGTTCAGGTAATTCTATAAATCTTCCGAAAACATCTGTTGGAGTATTGACAGTTGCGTACAAATCGTCCTGCTCCATGGCTCTCCGCAGCCTAAGCACAAGATACAACCTCCTCGGCTCGAACACTGTTGTTTTGGAACTTCTGCGGGTATCCAGAAATACCGGCTGCAGGAACCTGAACAGCTTTTCAATGAAAAAAGTCCGGCAAAAATCGAGATGTTCATTGGCAATGGATTCCTGATAGTATAAATGAACGCCTTGCCCAAGCAATGCCGGTAAGATGTTTGCTGTCAGTATCTCGTTAAATTCACGCTGCTGGTTTTCAACCGTCTCATGGACGTGCTCCAGCAGGGACTGGGGAAAAATATTCAGCTTGGACCTGATGTCATTACTTACCTCGCACATGCCCAGCAGGCTGGGAATGCGTACCCTGAAAAACTCCTTTGTCTGATAAGAATAGTGGCCAAGAAAACGCAGCCTCTCCCGTACCGGCACGTTTTCATCCCTGGCTTCCAGTAACAATCGGTAATTGTTGGAAAGCCAGCTTAAATTTATGTCAAAATAGGGATAAGCAACATCAATCATTCAAAGTAGTGAGTCTGGATCAATTTTAACACAATATATATACAATTGACGGCTAGAAACATAAATCTGTTCCAAAAAAAATGCAACCTGCTTTTGCTGTTACCACATGCCGGATAAAAGCACAAAAGCAACGTAACTATATCACCAAAAGGCACATAGCGTATACTATCGAAAGTAGGAAGGGTCGGGTATACTGTACGAAGAAGAGTGTGCCCATCCTGGTTCCAGGATGAGCTTTTTTAGTAAAATAACATCTGCCCGATAATGGTGAGATGCCTATGGGTAAAGTTTCAAAGGCGCTATTTCCCCCACTTGTCAGGAGCAAGCCGCCACTCTGAAAGGCTCTTTACCTGATTTTCTGTAACGTAGTTATGCTCAACCGCTGCCTGAATAAGCGCGTTATAATGGCTTATGGTTTGCAGTTTCACTCCTTTCTCAGCGAAATTCTGCGAAGCGGTTTCAAAGCCATAAGTAAAAATAGCTACCATTCCGGCAACTTCGATGCCCGCGGCTCTCAACACATCCACTACTTTTAAGGAACTTCCGCCCGTAGAAATAAGATCTTCCAGAATCACTACTGACTGTCCTTTCTCAAGGCGCCCCTCAATTTGGTTACCCATGCCATGTTTTTTTGGCTCAGGCCTTACATAGGCGAAAGGCAACTCAAGACAATCCGCCACCAGGGCCCCCTGGGCTATCCCTCCAGTAGCTACGCCCACAACGGCGTTAACATCCGGATACTCGTCCCGGATCAGATCTGCCAGTGTTTTCTTTATAAAAGTTCGGGTATCAGGATAGGATAAGGCCACTCGGTTATCACAATAAATGGGTGAAAGCCATCCCGAGCTCCATTGGAAAGGTTTGTCGGGGCTAAGTTTGATAGCCTCAGCCTCAAGTAGCAGTTCCGCAATTCTCTTTGAAATATTGGTGTCGTTTGACATACTAATCTTCGGAATCTTCTTTTTTATTATTTGTGATTAATAATTTATCAATTCTGCTTCGGTCCATATCTACTACTTCAAAATCAAAATACTTCCAGGTGAACTTCTCTCCCACCCTGGGAATATTCTCCAGAATATGCAGAACAAACCCACCTAGAGTATTAAAACCCACCAGCTCGCGGCGTTCTGCCTCCTGCATATTGATATGGAAATGCTGCATAAAATCATCAAAAGGTAGCTGAGCATCTATCAGATAGGTTCCATCCTCCCTTTTCACGATTTCGGTACCGTCTTCCTGGTCCTCCGAAATATCGCCTACCAGGGCATCCATAATATCATGCATGGTTACTACCCCAAGCAGGCCACCGTATTCGTCCACAATGATACCAAAATAAACCCGCTGCTCCTTGAATTTTTCGAGTGCCTGATAAGCTCTGTTGCTTTCCGGTAAAAATACAGGGTCACGTACAATACCCTCCAGATCCGCCAGTTGCTCTTCTATATCAGTGGCAATAAGGTCTTTAACATACACAAGGCCCACAATTTCATCAACGGAACCTTTACAAACGGGATAAATGGAGTGTTTCGACTCAAAAATCTTTTCCTTATTTTCCTGGACCGAATCCTCAGTGTCAAGCCATACAATCTCCTGACGGTTGGTCATCAGGGAAGTCACCTTCCGGTCGCCGAGCTGAAAAACGTTGTGCACAATTTCTTGCTCAATCTCTTCGAAAACCCCGCCTGTGGTTCCCTCCTGTATCAGGCTTTTGATTTCTTCTTCGGTAACCGAGCTTTCCGTATGCCGGATATTTAACAAACGGATGATCACATCGCTTGAAAAACTCAGTAATGCGATAAAAGGAGCCGTAAGGAGGGATAACAAATTCATAGGCCTGGCCATGAATTTGGAAATAGCCTCAGGATTTGCCATGCCAATACGCTTCGGAACGAGTTCTCCCAAAACAAGCGACAGATAGGTAATCAGTACCAGTACGGACCCTACCGCTATGGTATGGCTATACGGTCTGACCAGATCAACGCGGGCAATGAAGGCTTCAAAATCAGCAGTAATGTTGTCACCGCTGTACATACCGGTCAGAAGGCCAATCAAAGTAATACCGATCTGTACAGTAGAAAGAAACCGGTTAGGTGAATTGGCGAGGTGAAGAGCTGCCTTTGCCGACGAGTCACCATTTTTCGCGGCAGCTTCCAGTCGTGATTTCCGGGAGGATACCAGTGCGATCTCAGACATGGAAAATATACCATTGAGAAGCACTAAAAATAGAATAATAAGGAGTTCCAAGAATGTTTAATTTATTCCAGGCACAAATTTATCAATAATAATCGCTGTCTTAACTAAACTCTTTACTTAATTTTGCTGCCAAGTTAACCGTACCATCTTTACAATGATCATTTTTTTTGACGACCGGCCCTTTAAAATTGTACGGACTAGCCGCATTGCAGCGGAAGAAACTTCACATTTTGACCATATCGTTGATCTCAGGCTTGCCAAACTTACCAAAAGTATGTTTGAGGGGCACGTGCTGTTTTTAAATGCTACCGGAGCATCAGCCGTGCAGGCTATCCAGATACTTGAGAAGGAAATTCCGTTGGGCCTGCTGTCTGTGACGCTGGCTACAAAGGTGAAGCCGGAAGTTGAAGAGAAAGTGAAAAATATTTACAAAGTTATCAAAGCTTCCGGTGGTGTGGTGATCAAGGATGGTAAGTGGCTGTTTATGCTGAGGCGGAAAAAGTGGGATTTGCCCAAAGGTAAGCTGGATAAAGGTGAAAACTCACGGGATGCCGCTATTCGGGAAATAGAGGAAGAGACGGGGGTAAAAGCCACCATCCGGGAGAAAATCTGTACCACCTGGCATACTTATACGCTGAATAACAGCCGCATACTCAAAAGAACCAAATGGTATGTACTGGATTGTCTGGACGACTCAGGTATGAAACCACAGGCTGAGGAGCAGATAGAAAAACTGGAATGGTATTCTCAAACAGATGCCAAATCCATTCTGATCAACTCATACAGCTCCATCAGATATGTGGTAGATACCCTTGCGAACATGAAGGATTTCCAGAAAAAGTAAGTTTGCAATATGTTCAAAGGAAGCAAAATATACAGCATTTTAGCCAATCGCTGTCCGAAATGCCATCAGGGAAGTTTCTTCAAAACAAATAATCCTTATGATCTGAAAAATTTTGACAAGGTTCACGACAAATGTGAATTTTGTCAGGAATCATTTACGCGTGAGCCCGGTTTTTACATAGGCTCCATGTATGTTAGTTATGCGCTGTCTGTAGCGTTGATGGTTGTCTTCTTCCTGGGTTTCGTTATTATTCTTGATTTTAATATGGAAACCGTCCTGATATCCCTCCTGATTTCCTATGTGCTGCTGATTCCGGTATGGTTCAGGCTGGCTCGCCTGATCTGGATCAATATCTTCGTAAAGTACGACAGGCAAAAAGCATCAGACGCATCTGCCAGAAAAAGAAGTATGCAGGGGTAAGCTCCTGCAACACATCAGGTATTATTCCTCCTGAAAAAGTCTGTTCAGTTCTTTCAGAGAGTAAGGAAGAAAGTCGTCAACTCCTTGCCCGTAACGGTGCAAATCTCTGATGATACTGGAACTGATGGGGGCCAGATGTGGCGAAGTAATCAAAAATACTGTTTCTATTTCTTCGTAGATGTACCTGTTGACTTGGGAAATACCATTTTCATACTCAAAATCAGTCGTATTTCTCAGTCCCCTGAGCAAAAATCTAGCTCCAAGCTCTCGGGCCGTATGAGCTGTCAAATCATCATAGGTAACTACCTTCAGATTCGGCTGATCAGCAAAGGTTCTTTCGATCAGCTCCTTCATCACATCCAGAGGAAAGTACCGCTTCTTTGTTGCATTATTTCCGATACCAATCACCACTTCATCAAATAACCTGAGGCCACGCAGCACAATGTCCTCGTGCCCCTTGGTGAAAGGATCAAAAGACCCGGGAAATAATGCTATTCTTTTCATAAGCGATGGTCAGTGTGGCCAGGACATACGCCCTGTTTTTACAAAATTACATTCCCTGAAAGTCGTATTAATGATGTATTTGTTAATTCTGACACGCTACCATCAGGAAGAGACCAGGTAGGTATTGAACAAGCCAAAATATCGGTGCCCCGGAATATCTCCGCAGTGTTTATTGTATTTAAGAGTTGTGGGTCCATTACCAATCAGCAGATTGGGAAAAAACCTTGAAAGTTCCTCAAAGGTATCAGCCCCT
Encoded here:
- a CDS encoding alpha/beta fold hydrolase; translation: MSRIKIVLITVVLPLMLSSCFGRYIVTEKEVRRHYAHRDRKPEMRMIKNDTLTLCVASVGADTLPMLLLIHGAPGSRWGYMNMMDDPELSHRFHIVSVDRIGYGKSRLKKRRYVTSIDTHAHSLLPVLSLNHSSEKVTVLGRSYGAPIAARLVSLVPDKVKELIMVSPVIDPDTEKFYWFSRWGRMSIVQWFLPEEFNAATAEKYSHSEELKKLLPIWHNLKVRTTVIQGGNDWIADPSNIEFAKKHIGSKRAQYIFLDKAGHMITFSHLGMIKEMLMKNALFQDRISSVNSDVLGGGN
- the epsC gene encoding serine O-acetyltransferase EpsC, which encodes MTANHQEVFLQNLALQNETYKYRLPSRHDAGKFIQSLINFLFPISQDCTQSDTRTDIKAAYEGIRMKLDCLITPLAPQLERSKEEILDDIFNEIPGIYYKLLGDAKSITDNDPASVSIEEVISVYPGFMAIATYRFAHCFAKKGIPLIPRMLTEFAHSQTGIDIHPNAVIGDAFFIDHGTGIVIGETTNIGNNVKVYQGVTLGATHVSKSMALKKRHPTIEDNVVIYANSTILGGETVIGHDSIIGGNAWIVRSVPPYSMVYHQSKVEVRPHTVV
- a CDS encoding TetR/AcrR family transcriptional regulator, giving the protein MGIVERRERLRIQVRSDIVKTAKEIAREDGWTAVSIRKIAEVIEYSPPILYEYFESKDKLLEAIRMEGFDFLQAEFLKIKTHFSNPQKQLVEVAQCIWNFSVTNPEVFQVMFNLEGAFCDSKKVYSQVMSIKGNPVWEMIAMLRPKSGEAVTKTYYEWWCLTYGFISITMTTQPLHAFAQAEPVYMEGVRRFIRSIM
- the ppk1 gene encoding polyphosphate kinase 1, whose translation is MIDVAYPYFDINLSWLSNNYRLLLEARDENVPVRERLRFLGHYSYQTKEFFRVRIPSLLGMCEVSNDIRSKLNIFPQSLLEHVHETVENQQREFNEILTANILPALLGQGVHLYYQESIANEHLDFCRTFFIEKLFRFLQPVFLDTRRSSKTTVFEPRRLYLVLRLRRAMEQDDLYATVNTPTDVFGRFIELPELDGRRQLIFLEDLLRENLNLLFPGYEILDCYALIAEKETELNFEDEYPASMAQRIVKQLDKRNFIQPFQYFFESGMPLQMREYLVSKAGIFLNEFHEQGNYILMQDLIKFPSLFRKMEYPVQRPVPTSGFEDRVSIFDVIQQNDQLLHLPYHSYEPIIRFFNEAAVDPLVREIHVSLYKISPGSFILNSLISAARNGKRVLTYVELNTKLDIQENLHWSRKMRDAGVKIILNTPGLKVHAKMALVKRRGQKGWERYAFMGTGGFHRLTTREIVDHALLTSNRDLTNEIELLFGYLFTQDEPKKYKYLPFNTLSVTQFNLQKRLLDLIDREIVNCNAGLKSFITIKINQLQDRILIDKLYQAGQAGVPVHVIVSESSSIISGLPSISDNIIVSRHIDRYIENTRIFHFCNRGNDEIYLSSCDWTFRNLHRRIDICFPILDENLRNQMKQVLRNYMNDNQKSVRLDLYQNNLRISDDGRPKLRAQDANYRLVEKWERGVLAKKND
- the pyrE gene encoding orotate phosphoribosyltransferase — encoded protein: MSNDTNISKRIAELLLEAEAIKLSPDKPFQWSSGWLSPIYCDNRVALSYPDTRTFIKKTLADLIRDEYPDVNAVVGVATGGIAQGALVADCLELPFAYVRPEPKKHGMGNQIEGRLEKGQSVVILEDLISTGGSSLKVVDVLRAAGIEVAGMVAIFTYGFETASQNFAEKGVKLQTISHYNALIQAAVEHNYVTENQVKSLSEWRLAPDKWGK
- a CDS encoding hemolysin family protein; translated protein: MELLIILFLVLLNGIFSMSEIALVSSRKSRLEAAAKNGDSSAKAALHLANSPNRFLSTVQIGITLIGLLTGMYSGDNITADFEAFIARVDLVRPYSHTIAVGSVLVLITYLSLVLGELVPKRIGMANPEAISKFMARPMNLLSLLTAPFIALLSFSSDVIIRLLNIRHTESSVTEEEIKSLIQEGTTGGVFEEIEQEIVHNVFQLGDRKVTSLMTNRQEIVWLDTEDSVQENKEKIFESKHSIYPVCKGSVDEIVGLVYVKDLIATDIEEQLADLEGIVRDPVFLPESNRAYQALEKFKEQRVYFGIIVDEYGGLLGVVTMHDIMDALVGDISEDQEDGTEIVKREDGTYLIDAQLPFDDFMQHFHINMQEAERRELVGFNTLGGFVLHILENIPRVGEKFTWKYFDFEVVDMDRSRIDKLLITNNKKEDSED
- a CDS encoding NUDIX hydrolase — translated: MIIFFDDRPFKIVRTSRIAAEETSHFDHIVDLRLAKLTKSMFEGHVLFLNATGASAVQAIQILEKEIPLGLLSVTLATKVKPEVEEKVKNIYKVIKASGGVVIKDGKWLFMLRRKKWDLPKGKLDKGENSRDAAIREIEEETGVKATIREKICTTWHTYTLNNSRILKRTKWYVLDCLDDSGMKPQAEEQIEKLEWYSQTDAKSILINSYSSIRYVVDTLANMKDFQKK
- a CDS encoding DUF983 domain-containing protein; the protein is MFKGSKIYSILANRCPKCHQGSFFKTNNPYDLKNFDKVHDKCEFCQESFTREPGFYIGSMYVSYALSVALMVVFFLGFVIILDFNMETVLISLLISYVLLIPVWFRLARLIWINIFVKYDRQKASDASARKRSMQG
- the coaD gene encoding pantetheine-phosphate adenylyltransferase yields the protein MKRIALFPGSFDPFTKGHEDIVLRGLRLFDEVVIGIGNNATKKRYFPLDVMKELIERTFADQPNLKVVTYDDLTAHTARELGARFLLRGLRNTTDFEYENGISQVNRYIYEEIETVFLITSPHLAPISSSIIRDLHRYGQGVDDFLPYSLKELNRLFQEE